The Astyanax mexicanus isolate ESR-SI-001 chromosome 12, AstMex3_surface, whole genome shotgun sequence genome window below encodes:
- the LOC103039684 gene encoding guanylate cyclase soluble subunit beta-2-like — translation MPRYCLFGDTVNTASRMESTSLPQKIHVSSATHLALMRDNAYELHLRGEIEVKGKGKMNTYWLIGNKNYSVQNDSLVCHWNPNLARKKKTPTGSNVSVDNSSITVQSVSESATPVSQAEAPLKVEGSEVTICVSAQVENCAGSYGTLGSMMGGEENPSSPQVQRETSLPGLVPHC, via the exons ATGCCCAGGTATTGCCTGTTTGGAGATACAGTCAACACAGCCTCCAGGATGGAGTCAACCAGTCTGC CTCAGAAGATCCACGTGAGCTCAGCAACACACCTGGCTCTGATGAGAGACAACGCATATGAGCTTCATCTTAGAGGAGAGATTGAAGTGAAG GGAAAGGGGAAAATGAACACATATTGGCTGATCGGTAACAAAAACTACAGCGTTCAGAACGACAGTTTGGTGTGTCACTGGAATCCCAACCTGGCCAGAAAGAAGAAGACCCCGACAGGAAGCAACGTCTCTGTGGACAAC TCCAGCATTACAGTgcagagtgtgagtgagagtgctACGCCGGTTTCTCAGGCTGAGGCTCCTCTTAAGGTGGAGGGCTCTGAGGTCACTATCTGTGTGTCGGCACAGGTGGAGAACTGTGCGGGCAGCTACGGGACACTGGGCTCCATGATGGGGGGCGAGGAGAACCCCTCCAGCCCACAGGTCCAGAGAGAGACTTCTCTACCGGGGCTGGTGCCGCACTGCTGA